A genomic region of Aureimonas populi contains the following coding sequences:
- a CDS encoding alpha/beta hydrolase gives MSEGLVIFLHGVGSRGADLAPLGEMWRSALPGTDFAAPDAPFAFDQGSGGRQWFSVRGVTPANRAERILAARSAFDGTIAGIVEAHGLTDRLDRVALVGFSQGSIMALDALVSGRWPVGAIVAFSGRLASPEPFAPSTRTRTLLVHGDADPVMPVQEGEAALDGLKRAGVDASLTVLPGLGHTISPQGASAALDFLSRTIAA, from the coding sequence ATGAGCGAGGGTCTCGTCATCTTCCTGCACGGCGTGGGCAGCCGTGGCGCGGACCTTGCCCCGCTCGGCGAGATGTGGCGCTCCGCGCTGCCGGGAACGGATTTCGCCGCGCCCGACGCGCCCTTCGCCTTCGACCAGGGCTCGGGCGGCCGGCAGTGGTTCAGCGTCCGGGGCGTCACGCCCGCCAACCGGGCCGAGCGGATTCTGGCCGCCCGAAGCGCGTTCGACGGGACGATCGCGGGGATCGTAGAGGCGCACGGCCTGACGGACCGGCTGGACCGGGTCGCCTTGGTCGGCTTTTCGCAAGGCTCGATCATGGCGCTCGATGCTCTGGTGTCCGGCCGCTGGCCTGTGGGCGCCATCGTCGCCTTCTCGGGACGCCTGGCCTCGCCCGAGCCCTTCGCGCCCTCCACGCGAACCCGGACCCTGCTCGTCCACGGCGACGCCGATCCGGTGATGCCGGTGCAGGAAGGCGAAGCGGCGCTGGACGGGCTGAAACGGGCGGGTGTCGATGCCTCCCTGACGGTCCTTCCGGGCCTGGGGCACACGATCTCGCCGCAGGGGGCCTCGGCGGCGCTCGACTTCCTCTCGCGGACAATCGCCGCGTAA